In Hyla sarda isolate aHylSar1 chromosome 9, aHylSar1.hap1, whole genome shotgun sequence, the following proteins share a genomic window:
- the FOSB gene encoding protein FosB isoform X7, which produces MGWISEKRLYTGASTSTGAGLVSRGSTISAHKSSHPELQMLYQFSGTWLHSCECVALCDVSTSFVPTVTAITSSQDLQWLVTPALISSMAHSQPPPGPSLDPYDLPGPSYASPSGSSYGTAQAAASSSGQEETRPARSRKRPREEALTPEEEEKRRVRRERNKLAAAKCRNRRRELTDRLQNETDLLEEEKSNLEAEIDELRRQKEQLEFALLSHRSGCKLPYEDPDLPHTEPATSFPHGGLLPSYAPQPEHWIQS; this is translated from the exons ATGGGGTGGATCAGTGAGAAGAGGCTCTACACAGGAGCTAGTACCAGTACAGGAGCTGGATTAGTGAGCAGAGGCTCTACTATATCTGCTCACAAGTCTTCACACCCCGAGCTTCAGATGCTTTACCAGTTTTCAGGCACTTGGCTTCATTCTTGT GAGTGTGTGGCACTATGTGATGTCTCCACCTCTTTTGTGCCCACTGTTACGGCCATCACCAGTAGTCAAGACCTCCAGTGGCTGGTCACTCCAGCCCTTATCTCTTCCATGGCTCATTCCCAACCACCACCTGGACCATCGCTTGACCCTTATGACCTGCCAGGCCCCAGCTATGCCTCACCCTCTGGGTCATCCTATGGTACAGCtcaggctgctgcttcttctTCTGGACAAGAGGAAACACGTCCGGCAAGATCCAGAAAAAGACCTAGAGAAGAAGCA CTCACcccagaggaagaggagaaaaggCGAGTCCGGCGGGAAAGGAACAAACTTGCTGCTGCCAAATGCAGGAACAGAAGACGAGAGCTGACTGACAGATTGCAGAAT gaaACTGACCTCTTGGAGGAGGAAAAGTCCAACCTTGAGGCAGAGATTGATGAGCTGCGCAGACAGAAGGAACAGCTGGAATTTGCTCTTCTCTCCCACCGATCGGGATGCAAACTTCCCTATGAGGACCCTGACCTGCCCCACACTGAGccagccacatcattcccccACGGTGGACTACTGCCTTCATATGCCCCTCAGCCGGAG CACTGGATCCAGTCCTGA
- the FOSB gene encoding protein FosB isoform X3 has product MGWISEKRLYTGASTSTGAGLVSRGSTISAHKSSHPELQMLYQFSGTWLHSCECVALCDVSTSFVPTVTAITSSQDLQWLVTPALISSMAHSQPPPGPSLDPYDLPGPSYASPSGSSYGTAQAAASSSGQEETRPARSRKRPREEALTPEEEEKRRVRRERNKLAAAKCRNRRRELTDRLQNETDLLEEEKSNLEAEIDELRRQKEQLEFALLSHRSGCKLPYEDPDLPHTEPATSFPHGGLLPSYAPQPEREEPVEAGTSAAAEVSVPPPTRSAPPHSWPSET; this is encoded by the exons ATGGGGTGGATCAGTGAGAAGAGGCTCTACACAGGAGCTAGTACCAGTACAGGAGCTGGATTAGTGAGCAGAGGCTCTACTATATCTGCTCACAAGTCTTCACACCCCGAGCTTCAGATGCTTTACCAGTTTTCAGGCACTTGGCTTCATTCTTGT GAGTGTGTGGCACTATGTGATGTCTCCACCTCTTTTGTGCCCACTGTTACGGCCATCACCAGTAGTCAAGACCTCCAGTGGCTGGTCACTCCAGCCCTTATCTCTTCCATGGCTCATTCCCAACCACCACCTGGACCATCGCTTGACCCTTATGACCTGCCAGGCCCCAGCTATGCCTCACCCTCTGGGTCATCCTATGGTACAGCtcaggctgctgcttcttctTCTGGACAAGAGGAAACACGTCCGGCAAGATCCAGAAAAAGACCTAGAGAAGAAGCA CTCACcccagaggaagaggagaaaaggCGAGTCCGGCGGGAAAGGAACAAACTTGCTGCTGCCAAATGCAGGAACAGAAGACGAGAGCTGACTGACAGATTGCAGAAT gaaACTGACCTCTTGGAGGAGGAAAAGTCCAACCTTGAGGCAGAGATTGATGAGCTGCGCAGACAGAAGGAACAGCTGGAATTTGCTCTTCTCTCCCACCGATCGGGATGCAAACTTCCCTATGAGGACCCTGACCTGCCCCACACTGAGccagccacatcattcccccACGGTGGACTACTGCCTTCATATGCCCCTCAGCCGGAG AGGGAGGAGCCTGTGGAAGCCGGTACCAGCGCAGCAGCGGAAGTGAGCGTTCCTCCTCCGACTCGCTCAGCTCCCCCTCACTCCTGGCCCTCTGAGACATAA
- the FOSB gene encoding protein FosB isoform X4, translated as MKRLEAWEEGGQQQQLQWECVALCDVSTSFVPTVTAITSSQDLQWLVTPALISSMAHSQPPPGPSLDPYDLPGPSYASPSGSSYGTAQAAASSSGQEETRPARSRKRPREEALTPEEEEKRRVRRERNKLAAAKCRNRRRELTDRLQNETDLLEEEKSNLEAEIDELRRQKEQLEFALLSHRSGCKLPYEDPDLPHTEPATSFPHGGLLPSYAPQPEVSFPICLPPLPDSDCTTSAGSYTSSFVFTSPEGGACGSRYQRSSGSERSSSDSLSSPSLLAL; from the exons GAGTGTGTGGCACTATGTGATGTCTCCACCTCTTTTGTGCCCACTGTTACGGCCATCACCAGTAGTCAAGACCTCCAGTGGCTGGTCACTCCAGCCCTTATCTCTTCCATGGCTCATTCCCAACCACCACCTGGACCATCGCTTGACCCTTATGACCTGCCAGGCCCCAGCTATGCCTCACCCTCTGGGTCATCCTATGGTACAGCtcaggctgctgcttcttctTCTGGACAAGAGGAAACACGTCCGGCAAGATCCAGAAAAAGACCTAGAGAAGAAGCA CTCACcccagaggaagaggagaaaaggCGAGTCCGGCGGGAAAGGAACAAACTTGCTGCTGCCAAATGCAGGAACAGAAGACGAGAGCTGACTGACAGATTGCAGAAT gaaACTGACCTCTTGGAGGAGGAAAAGTCCAACCTTGAGGCAGAGATTGATGAGCTGCGCAGACAGAAGGAACAGCTGGAATTTGCTCTTCTCTCCCACCGATCGGGATGCAAACTTCCCTATGAGGACCCTGACCTGCCCCACACTGAGccagccacatcattcccccACGGTGGACTACTGCCTTCATATGCCCCTCAGCCGGAGGTATCATTCCCTATCTGTTTGCCTCCACTACCGGACTCAGACTGTACCACAAGCGCGGGATCTTACACATCTTCATTTGTGTTCACCTCCCCAGAGGGAGGAGCCTGTGGAAGCCGGTACCAGCGCAGCAGCGGAAGTGAGCGTTCCTCCTCCGACTCGCTCAGCTCCCCCTCACTCCTGGCCCTCTGA
- the FOSB gene encoding protein FosB isoform X2, which yields MYQGYDSSSSSPSAESQYLSSVDSFGSPSAAAAPQECVALCDVSTSFVPTVTAITSSQDLQWLVTPALISSMAHSQPPPGPSLDPYDLPGPSYASPSGSSYGTAQAAASSSGQEETRPARSRKRPREEALTPEEEEKRRVRRERNKLAAAKCRNRRRELTDRLQNETDLLEEEKSNLEAEIDELRRQKEQLEFALLSHRSGCKLPYEDPDLPHTEPATSFPHGGLLPSYAPQPEVSFPICLPPLPDSDCTTSAGSYTSSFVFTSPEGGACGSRYQRSSGSERSSSDSLSSPSLLAL from the exons ATGTACCAGGGATACGACTCCTCCAGTTCCTCCCCGTCCGCTGAGTCTCAGTATCTGTCATCTGTGGATTCTTTCGGGAGCCCGTCCGCAGCCGCTGCTCCGCAG GAGTGTGTGGCACTATGTGATGTCTCCACCTCTTTTGTGCCCACTGTTACGGCCATCACCAGTAGTCAAGACCTCCAGTGGCTGGTCACTCCAGCCCTTATCTCTTCCATGGCTCATTCCCAACCACCACCTGGACCATCGCTTGACCCTTATGACCTGCCAGGCCCCAGCTATGCCTCACCCTCTGGGTCATCCTATGGTACAGCtcaggctgctgcttcttctTCTGGACAAGAGGAAACACGTCCGGCAAGATCCAGAAAAAGACCTAGAGAAGAAGCA CTCACcccagaggaagaggagaaaaggCGAGTCCGGCGGGAAAGGAACAAACTTGCTGCTGCCAAATGCAGGAACAGAAGACGAGAGCTGACTGACAGATTGCAGAAT gaaACTGACCTCTTGGAGGAGGAAAAGTCCAACCTTGAGGCAGAGATTGATGAGCTGCGCAGACAGAAGGAACAGCTGGAATTTGCTCTTCTCTCCCACCGATCGGGATGCAAACTTCCCTATGAGGACCCTGACCTGCCCCACACTGAGccagccacatcattcccccACGGTGGACTACTGCCTTCATATGCCCCTCAGCCGGAGGTATCATTCCCTATCTGTTTGCCTCCACTACCGGACTCAGACTGTACCACAAGCGCGGGATCTTACACATCTTCATTTGTGTTCACCTCCCCAGAGGGAGGAGCCTGTGGAAGCCGGTACCAGCGCAGCAGCGGAAGTGAGCGTTCCTCCTCCGACTCGCTCAGCTCCCCCTCACTCCTGGCCCTCTGA
- the FOSB gene encoding protein FosB isoform X5 — protein MEKRSAAQQGQTECVALCDVSTSFVPTVTAITSSQDLQWLVTPALISSMAHSQPPPGPSLDPYDLPGPSYASPSGSSYGTAQAAASSSGQEETRPARSRKRPREEALTPEEEEKRRVRRERNKLAAAKCRNRRRELTDRLQNETDLLEEEKSNLEAEIDELRRQKEQLEFALLSHRSGCKLPYEDPDLPHTEPATSFPHGGLLPSYAPQPEVSFPICLPPLPDSDCTTSAGSYTSSFVFTSPEGGACGSRYQRSSGSERSSSDSLSSPSLLAL, from the exons GAGTGTGTGGCACTATGTGATGTCTCCACCTCTTTTGTGCCCACTGTTACGGCCATCACCAGTAGTCAAGACCTCCAGTGGCTGGTCACTCCAGCCCTTATCTCTTCCATGGCTCATTCCCAACCACCACCTGGACCATCGCTTGACCCTTATGACCTGCCAGGCCCCAGCTATGCCTCACCCTCTGGGTCATCCTATGGTACAGCtcaggctgctgcttcttctTCTGGACAAGAGGAAACACGTCCGGCAAGATCCAGAAAAAGACCTAGAGAAGAAGCA CTCACcccagaggaagaggagaaaaggCGAGTCCGGCGGGAAAGGAACAAACTTGCTGCTGCCAAATGCAGGAACAGAAGACGAGAGCTGACTGACAGATTGCAGAAT gaaACTGACCTCTTGGAGGAGGAAAAGTCCAACCTTGAGGCAGAGATTGATGAGCTGCGCAGACAGAAGGAACAGCTGGAATTTGCTCTTCTCTCCCACCGATCGGGATGCAAACTTCCCTATGAGGACCCTGACCTGCCCCACACTGAGccagccacatcattcccccACGGTGGACTACTGCCTTCATATGCCCCTCAGCCGGAGGTATCATTCCCTATCTGTTTGCCTCCACTACCGGACTCAGACTGTACCACAAGCGCGGGATCTTACACATCTTCATTTGTGTTCACCTCCCCAGAGGGAGGAGCCTGTGGAAGCCGGTACCAGCGCAGCAGCGGAAGTGAGCGTTCCTCCTCCGACTCGCTCAGCTCCCCCTCACTCCTGGCCCTCTGA
- the FOSB gene encoding protein FosB isoform X1, whose product MGWISEKRLYTGASTSTGAGLVSRGSTISAHKSSHPELQMLYQFSGTWLHSCECVALCDVSTSFVPTVTAITSSQDLQWLVTPALISSMAHSQPPPGPSLDPYDLPGPSYASPSGSSYGTAQAAASSSGQEETRPARSRKRPREEALTPEEEEKRRVRRERNKLAAAKCRNRRRELTDRLQNETDLLEEEKSNLEAEIDELRRQKEQLEFALLSHRSGCKLPYEDPDLPHTEPATSFPHGGLLPSYAPQPEVSFPICLPPLPDSDCTTSAGSYTSSFVFTSPEGGACGSRYQRSSGSERSSSDSLSSPSLLAL is encoded by the exons ATGGGGTGGATCAGTGAGAAGAGGCTCTACACAGGAGCTAGTACCAGTACAGGAGCTGGATTAGTGAGCAGAGGCTCTACTATATCTGCTCACAAGTCTTCACACCCCGAGCTTCAGATGCTTTACCAGTTTTCAGGCACTTGGCTTCATTCTTGT GAGTGTGTGGCACTATGTGATGTCTCCACCTCTTTTGTGCCCACTGTTACGGCCATCACCAGTAGTCAAGACCTCCAGTGGCTGGTCACTCCAGCCCTTATCTCTTCCATGGCTCATTCCCAACCACCACCTGGACCATCGCTTGACCCTTATGACCTGCCAGGCCCCAGCTATGCCTCACCCTCTGGGTCATCCTATGGTACAGCtcaggctgctgcttcttctTCTGGACAAGAGGAAACACGTCCGGCAAGATCCAGAAAAAGACCTAGAGAAGAAGCA CTCACcccagaggaagaggagaaaaggCGAGTCCGGCGGGAAAGGAACAAACTTGCTGCTGCCAAATGCAGGAACAGAAGACGAGAGCTGACTGACAGATTGCAGAAT gaaACTGACCTCTTGGAGGAGGAAAAGTCCAACCTTGAGGCAGAGATTGATGAGCTGCGCAGACAGAAGGAACAGCTGGAATTTGCTCTTCTCTCCCACCGATCGGGATGCAAACTTCCCTATGAGGACCCTGACCTGCCCCACACTGAGccagccacatcattcccccACGGTGGACTACTGCCTTCATATGCCCCTCAGCCGGAGGTATCATTCCCTATCTGTTTGCCTCCACTACCGGACTCAGACTGTACCACAAGCGCGGGATCTTACACATCTTCATTTGTGTTCACCTCCCCAGAGGGAGGAGCCTGTGGAAGCCGGTACCAGCGCAGCAGCGGAAGTGAGCGTTCCTCCTCCGACTCGCTCAGCTCCCCCTCACTCCTGGCCCTCTGA
- the FOSB gene encoding protein FosB isoform X6, which translates to MLPALDKECVALCDVSTSFVPTVTAITSSQDLQWLVTPALISSMAHSQPPPGPSLDPYDLPGPSYASPSGSSYGTAQAAASSSGQEETRPARSRKRPREEALTPEEEEKRRVRRERNKLAAAKCRNRRRELTDRLQNETDLLEEEKSNLEAEIDELRRQKEQLEFALLSHRSGCKLPYEDPDLPHTEPATSFPHGGLLPSYAPQPEVSFPICLPPLPDSDCTTSAGSYTSSFVFTSPEGGACGSRYQRSSGSERSSSDSLSSPSLLAL; encoded by the exons ATGTTACCTGCCCTGGACAAG GAGTGTGTGGCACTATGTGATGTCTCCACCTCTTTTGTGCCCACTGTTACGGCCATCACCAGTAGTCAAGACCTCCAGTGGCTGGTCACTCCAGCCCTTATCTCTTCCATGGCTCATTCCCAACCACCACCTGGACCATCGCTTGACCCTTATGACCTGCCAGGCCCCAGCTATGCCTCACCCTCTGGGTCATCCTATGGTACAGCtcaggctgctgcttcttctTCTGGACAAGAGGAAACACGTCCGGCAAGATCCAGAAAAAGACCTAGAGAAGAAGCA CTCACcccagaggaagaggagaaaaggCGAGTCCGGCGGGAAAGGAACAAACTTGCTGCTGCCAAATGCAGGAACAGAAGACGAGAGCTGACTGACAGATTGCAGAAT gaaACTGACCTCTTGGAGGAGGAAAAGTCCAACCTTGAGGCAGAGATTGATGAGCTGCGCAGACAGAAGGAACAGCTGGAATTTGCTCTTCTCTCCCACCGATCGGGATGCAAACTTCCCTATGAGGACCCTGACCTGCCCCACACTGAGccagccacatcattcccccACGGTGGACTACTGCCTTCATATGCCCCTCAGCCGGAGGTATCATTCCCTATCTGTTTGCCTCCACTACCGGACTCAGACTGTACCACAAGCGCGGGATCTTACACATCTTCATTTGTGTTCACCTCCCCAGAGGGAGGAGCCTGTGGAAGCCGGTACCAGCGCAGCAGCGGAAGTGAGCGTTCCTCCTCCGACTCGCTCAGCTCCCCCTCACTCCTGGCCCTCTGA